The Pseudomonas sp. PDM14 genomic interval GCACGCCTTGTTCTGACCGGGCTGGCGACGAGCGGTTCAGCTCTTGATCAGCGCCTGCACGTCGGCGATGCGCGCCTGCAGCGTGGCCAGGTCGGCGCTGCGCAGGGTGGCATGGCCGACCTTGCGCCCGGCCTTGAAGGCCTTGCCGTAGTGGTGCAGGTGGCAGTCGGCGATGGCGATGACCTGCTCCACCGGCGGCACTTCGCCGATAAAGTTGAGCATGGCGCTCTCGCCAACCTTGGCGGTCGAACCCAGCGGCAGGCCGGCAACGGCGCGCAGGTGGTTCTCGAACTGGCTGCACTCGGCGCCTTCGATGGTCCAGTGCCCGGAGTTGTGCACGCGCGGGGCGATCTCGTTGGCCTTGAGGCCGCCGTCGACCTCGAAGAACTCGAAGGCCAGCACGCCGACGTAGTCGAGCTGCTTGAGCACACGGCCGACGTAGTCTTCGGCCAGTCCCTGCAGCGGGTGCGCGGTGCTGGCGATGGACAGGCTGAGGATGCCGCTGTCGTGGGTGTTGTGCACCAGCGGGTAGAAGCGCGTTTCGCCATCACGGGCACGCACGGCGACCAGCGAAACTTCACCACTGAACGGCACGAAGCCCTCAAGGATGCACGGCACGCTGCCCAGCTCGGCGAAGGCACCGACCACATCTTCCGGCTTACGCAGGACCTTCTGGCCCTTGCCGTCGTAACCCAGGGTGCGGGTCTTCATCACCGCCGGCAGGCCGATGCTGGCCACGGCGGCGTCGAGGTCGGCCTGGGACTGGATGTCAGCGAATTCCGGGGTGGGAATGCCGAGGTCCTTGAACATGCTCTTCTCGAACCAGCGGTCGCGGGCGATACGCAACGCGTCGGCGCTCGGGTAGACCGGCACGAACTGGGAGAGGAAAGCCACGGTCTCGGCCGGCACGCTTTCGAACTCGAAGGTCACCAGGTCGACTTCGTCGGCCAGCTGGCGCAGGTGCTCCTGGTCGCCGTAGTCGGCGCGGATGTGTTCGCCGAGCGCCTGGGCGCAGGCATCCGGGGCCGGATCAAGGAAGGCGAAGCCCATTCCCAGCGGAGTGCCCGCCAGGGCCAGCATGCGGCCGAGCTGGCCACCACCAATTACGCCGATTTTCATGGATCAGGCCTCGCGGGGGTCCGGGTTGTCGAGCACGGTCTGGGTCTGCTC includes:
- a CDS encoding 5-(carboxyamino)imidazole ribonucleotide synthase gives rise to the protein MKIGVIGGGQLGRMLALAGTPLGMGFAFLDPAPDACAQALGEHIRADYGDQEHLRQLADEVDLVTFEFESVPAETVAFLSQFVPVYPSADALRIARDRWFEKSMFKDLGIPTPEFADIQSQADLDAAVASIGLPAVMKTRTLGYDGKGQKVLRKPEDVVGAFAELGSVPCILEGFVPFSGEVSLVAVRARDGETRFYPLVHNTHDSGILSLSIASTAHPLQGLAEDYVGRVLKQLDYVGVLAFEFFEVDGGLKANEIAPRVHNSGHWTIEGAECSQFENHLRAVAGLPLGSTAKVGESAMLNFIGEVPPVEQVIAIADCHLHHYGKAFKAGRKVGHATLRSADLATLQARIADVQALIKS